A single region of the Bdellovibrio sp. GT3 genome encodes:
- a CDS encoding class II glutamine amidotransferase, which translates to MCQLLGMNCNVPTDICFSFSGFKARGGRTDVHQDGWGIAFFEGKGVRQFLDPLPSAHSPVAELVRNYPIKSTNVIAHIRKATQGVVSLENTHPFMRELWGSYWVFAHNGNILNFDPVLDGTFRPVGNTDSEKAFCWIMQGLQKKFGDVFPDQDKLFSTIHELTLQIGPHGEFNFLLTNGDYLIAHASTNLTYIVRKAPFLTAELKDEDLTVDFNSVTTPLDRVAIIATAPLTNNEQWTNMKPGSLWIFRDGQVLDSRDTIPGPAEKIKACP; encoded by the coding sequence ATGTGCCAGTTATTAGGAATGAACTGCAACGTACCCACGGATATCTGCTTTTCGTTTTCGGGTTTTAAAGCTCGCGGCGGGCGCACGGACGTGCACCAGGACGGTTGGGGGATTGCCTTCTTTGAAGGCAAAGGCGTGCGCCAGTTTCTGGATCCTTTGCCGTCGGCTCATTCACCTGTGGCGGAACTGGTTCGCAACTATCCAATAAAATCCACGAACGTCATCGCGCACATTCGAAAAGCCACGCAAGGAGTGGTTTCCTTGGAAAACACCCACCCCTTCATGCGTGAACTGTGGGGGAGTTACTGGGTCTTTGCTCATAATGGAAATATTTTGAACTTCGATCCTGTATTGGATGGAACGTTCCGGCCGGTGGGAAACACCGACAGTGAAAAAGCATTCTGCTGGATCATGCAAGGTCTGCAAAAGAAATTCGGGGATGTGTTTCCGGATCAAGACAAACTATTTTCAACCATTCATGAACTGACTTTGCAAATTGGCCCCCACGGAGAGTTCAATTTTCTTTTGACGAATGGGGACTACCTCATTGCCCATGCTTCGACAAATCTGACGTACATCGTTCGCAAGGCGCCGTTCTTAACCGCGGAACTTAAGGATGAAGACCTGACGGTGGACTTTAATTCGGTGACGACCCCTTTGGATCGCGTCGCAATTATCGCGACAGCACCACTGACCAATAATGAGCAATGGACCAACATGAAGCCCGGCAGCCTATGGATCTTTCGTGATGGGCAGGTGCTGGACAGTCGAGACACTATTCCCGGTCCTGCGGAAAAAATAAAGGCATGTCCTTAG
- a CDS encoding helix-turn-helix domain-containing protein — MLKQNGGSYFGNKKPSDSTGFKYKDNKLLLLRSRSVDSHFSQPKAGEKNGRPNPPLCEPFQLFDIVKINFHTKEDNSKEIAVLYRKGLSLRDIGKELNISKTMVRSNLLKDGVELRPKDPTPAQVSQWRIRKTKSPPPFGYCYFQGELVKNPIEYDVLLKIHRQWKEGRDANEITRYLNTKKLKPRKAKAWHNKAVKKILARFESKKIVIKGEKI, encoded by the coding sequence GTGCTAAAGCAAAATGGAGGAAGCTATTTTGGAAATAAAAAACCCAGTGATTCCACTGGGTTTAAATATAAAGATAATAAATTGTTACTTCTGCGAAGCAGAAGTGTAGACAGCCATTTTTCCCAGCCAAAGGCTGGAGAGAAAAATGGTCGCCCGAACCCACCCTTATGCGAACCTTTCCAACTATTTGATATTGTTAAGATAAACTTCCATACAAAAGAAGATAATTCGAAGGAAATAGCCGTTCTCTATCGAAAAGGGCTGTCACTGCGCGATATAGGCAAAGAGCTAAATATCTCCAAAACAATGGTTAGAAGTAATTTACTTAAAGATGGCGTAGAACTCCGTCCCAAGGACCCAACCCCTGCCCAGGTCAGCCAATGGCGAATTCGAAAAACGAAATCACCGCCGCCCTTTGGATATTGTTACTTCCAAGGGGAGCTAGTTAAGAACCCGATTGAGTACGACGTATTACTTAAGATTCATCGTCAGTGGAAAGAGGGGCGGGATGCCAATGAAATCACTCGCTACCTCAATACGAAGAAGCTCAAGCCTCGGAAGGCCAAAGCTTGGCACAATAAAGCAGTCAAAAAGATCTTGGCGAGATTTGAATCAAAAAAAATTGTTATCAAAGGAGAAAAAATATGA
- a CDS encoding TolC family protein, translated as MKLQSLTLLFIFQFGSWAHGQSNIAPKKITFSDLPTLVREKNEKVRASEIAVSAAQMRTGYLHRSFLPGLNLKAGSESATLGSASAEQRNFWGAEATMNIYRGGRDKLEEKIRESKTTQLQAESDRDYHTELRDARKTYWRLVANKNNLVELETALKDNEQNIQSAKRRSGAGVATNADAVQFELEKTLIIQQIKKLRVEQDALSNRLAIAIAYDDHENMELNDSFAHPPESLPVTSNSDTQNPDIKILEQEHQSHSLKKDQTGRWWIPSLDIYTTYRRPSFLESDTRALAKENEWVSGIQLSMSIGQGLEDYATKRAQELEIQSTSQKLAYAKRFADATEHDLTHDLKLIHELIHAADNDVERAANFLKLTKTEYSRGVKNGPDLQDAFSKFYEFKNRRTELYRLFYEAEADLNYLIGSK; from the coding sequence ATGAAACTGCAATCACTGACACTACTTTTTATTTTTCAATTTGGTTCTTGGGCACATGGACAATCAAACATCGCGCCTAAAAAGATAACCTTTAGCGACTTACCAACACTGGTACGCGAAAAAAATGAGAAGGTTCGCGCCTCAGAGATTGCAGTTTCTGCGGCACAGATGAGAACGGGCTATCTGCACCGTTCTTTTCTGCCGGGACTAAATCTCAAAGCCGGATCCGAATCAGCAACATTGGGATCAGCTTCCGCAGAACAGCGTAATTTTTGGGGAGCAGAAGCTACAATGAATATTTATCGTGGTGGCCGTGACAAACTCGAAGAGAAAATTCGCGAGTCCAAAACAACCCAGTTACAGGCGGAATCGGACCGTGACTATCACACGGAACTGAGAGATGCCAGAAAGACTTATTGGCGTCTGGTCGCAAATAAAAACAACCTTGTAGAGCTAGAAACCGCGCTCAAGGACAACGAGCAGAACATCCAATCGGCGAAACGTCGATCTGGTGCCGGCGTCGCAACTAATGCGGATGCCGTTCAATTCGAACTTGAAAAGACGCTAATTATTCAACAAATCAAAAAACTAAGGGTAGAACAAGATGCCCTTAGCAATCGTCTAGCCATTGCTATTGCATATGACGATCATGAAAACATGGAACTAAATGATTCATTTGCTCATCCTCCAGAGTCACTACCTGTTACATCAAATTCGGATACACAAAATCCTGACATCAAAATTTTAGAGCAGGAACATCAATCTCACTCTCTTAAAAAAGACCAAACCGGAAGATGGTGGATACCCTCTTTGGATATTTATACAACATATCGCCGCCCTTCCTTCCTAGAAAGCGACACGCGGGCGCTAGCGAAGGAGAATGAGTGGGTCAGTGGAATTCAACTCAGTATGAGTATCGGTCAAGGTTTAGAAGATTATGCTACGAAACGAGCGCAAGAGTTAGAAATTCAGTCAACCTCCCAGAAGCTGGCTTATGCGAAAAGATTTGCCGACGCCACCGAACATGACCTGACACATGACCTAAAGCTAATCCACGAGCTAATTCATGCTGCTGATAACGATGTTGAACGTGCTGCAAATTTTCTAAAGCTGACTAAAACTGAATATAGTCGCGGCGTAAAAAATGGCCCCGATCTACAAGATGCATTTTCAAAGTTCTACGAATTTAAAAACAGAAGAACTGAACTTTATAGACTGTTTTATGAAGCTGAAGCTGATCTTAACTACCTAATTGGTTCAAAATAA
- a CDS encoding efflux RND transporter permease subunit yields the protein MLNFFIQFSLRHRFLILLLTAAISAYGAWLLPNLPVDVFPNLNRPTVTVLAEAHGLAPEEVETLVALPIEAVLNGTPGVLRVRSSSGIGIAIIYVEFDWDTEIFKNRQLIAERLQLLEGQLPPGIKPTMGPVTSIMGEIQFVGLTSPENKVSPMDLRTLADWTLRPRLMTVPGVSQIVVMGGEVKQYHILISSEKLQKKGLSLEDLKEALSRISENTTGGFIDINEKEYLIRPIGRVSSIEEIEDSLIAMHFGQPVRVKDVAQVKVGPKFKRGEGSINARHSVIMTVQKQPTASTIQLTRAIDKELEELAKTLPEGVKLETDLFKQSHFIESAIGNVEEALRDGIFMVAVILFLFLLNFRTTSITLVAIPLSLLMTAIVFKIMGLTINTMTLGGLAIAIGELVDDAIVDVENVFRRLRENKKAGSPKGYLRVIYEASSEVRNSIVLSTIIVVLVFLPLFALGGIEGRLFLPLGVAYIVSIIASLVVSLTVTPVLCSYLLPSSKAVHEEKDGWVVRKLKSFALKVLDLTLPRPLTILGGCAALLLASLALLPLMGRNFLPNFNEGTATIGIAGAPGISLAASDKLGTKIEEAMLSVPEVKSTVRRTGRAEMDEHAEGVHWHEIDVDFKPGGRPKEIVLNEIRERAEKVGDVYVNLGQPISHRLDHLLSGVRAQIAVKVFGPDLSELRKLGGQIYDTLGSVPGIVDLQTEPLVLIPQLKIAIDRDASRQVGLSSGALAEDLEIALNGETVTQFLDTQRRYDVFIKLDDASKETPEKIGETLVKTLPTGQKVKLAEVANVYQGTGPNMVNRENMQRRIVVSANSSGRDLGSIVNDIQNRLKDNIKLPEGYFIKLGGQFESQQEASQRIAWLALLALAGTFLVLYMHFRSVMLSLQVMLNVPLALIGSIVAIYLTERTLSVATLVAFVTLCGIATRNGILLVSHYLHLMKEEGEKFTKEMVIRGSLERLVPVLMTASTAALALVPLVLSKGDPGKEILHPVAVVIVGGLISSTLLDLIVTPTVFFKFGQKAVQKYLNETTTKEEGEWK from the coding sequence ATGCTCAACTTCTTTATTCAGTTCTCTTTACGCCACCGTTTCTTAATACTGTTGCTTACAGCCGCGATTTCAGCCTATGGAGCGTGGCTACTTCCAAATCTTCCGGTGGACGTGTTTCCAAACCTCAATCGCCCTACCGTAACGGTGCTAGCAGAAGCCCATGGTCTCGCGCCAGAGGAAGTTGAAACTCTGGTTGCGCTTCCGATTGAAGCCGTTCTCAATGGAACACCTGGAGTCTTAAGAGTTCGCTCTAGTAGCGGCATTGGCATTGCAATTATTTATGTCGAATTTGATTGGGATACTGAGATCTTTAAAAACCGACAACTTATCGCCGAACGACTGCAGCTCCTAGAAGGGCAACTCCCACCCGGAATCAAACCTACAATGGGCCCCGTAACCTCCATCATGGGCGAAATCCAGTTCGTCGGCCTTACAAGCCCCGAGAATAAAGTCTCCCCAATGGACTTACGCACACTTGCTGATTGGACGCTGCGACCTCGCCTGATGACAGTTCCCGGAGTGAGCCAAATCGTCGTCATGGGTGGCGAAGTGAAGCAGTATCACATACTAATTTCGAGCGAAAAGCTTCAGAAAAAAGGTCTATCTCTTGAAGATTTAAAGGAAGCTCTTTCTCGCATCAGTGAAAACACAACAGGTGGGTTTATTGATATCAACGAGAAAGAATATCTAATCCGCCCAATAGGACGAGTTTCTTCCATTGAAGAAATTGAAGATTCCCTCATTGCAATGCACTTTGGACAACCTGTTCGAGTAAAAGACGTCGCGCAAGTTAAGGTAGGTCCAAAGTTTAAGCGTGGCGAAGGGAGCATTAATGCCCGCCACTCAGTAATCATGACCGTACAAAAGCAACCGACGGCCAGCACTATTCAATTAACTCGTGCAATTGACAAAGAATTGGAAGAACTAGCGAAGACACTACCTGAAGGAGTTAAGCTTGAAACAGATCTTTTTAAGCAATCCCACTTTATTGAATCTGCTATCGGAAATGTCGAAGAGGCACTTCGAGATGGTATTTTCATGGTGGCAGTCATTTTATTCCTGTTCCTTTTAAACTTCCGCACAACCTCGATCACGCTAGTCGCAATTCCTCTTAGTCTATTAATGACGGCAATTGTGTTTAAGATAATGGGACTTACGATCAATACAATGACTTTAGGAGGCTTGGCGATTGCCATCGGCGAGCTTGTCGATGATGCCATCGTTGATGTTGAAAACGTATTCCGCAGACTCCGCGAAAATAAGAAAGCAGGCTCTCCCAAAGGCTATCTACGCGTAATTTATGAAGCGTCAAGCGAGGTGAGAAACTCCATTGTTCTTTCCACTATTATTGTCGTGCTCGTGTTCCTTCCATTGTTTGCGCTTGGAGGAATCGAGGGACGCTTGTTCTTGCCACTCGGGGTTGCGTATATAGTCTCCATTATTGCATCTCTAGTCGTTTCGCTAACAGTCACCCCCGTTCTTTGTTCATATCTATTGCCTTCTTCAAAAGCTGTTCATGAAGAAAAAGACGGATGGGTTGTAAGAAAACTAAAGAGTTTCGCGCTAAAAGTTCTAGACCTTACGCTGCCACGTCCATTAACGATATTAGGCGGCTGCGCAGCTCTGCTATTGGCATCTTTAGCTCTTCTGCCGCTAATGGGTCGGAACTTCCTTCCGAACTTTAACGAAGGAACCGCAACTATCGGCATTGCTGGAGCACCGGGAATCTCCCTAGCCGCGTCTGATAAGCTTGGAACGAAAATCGAAGAGGCCATGCTCAGTGTTCCGGAAGTTAAATCTACCGTACGTCGTACTGGGCGCGCAGAAATGGACGAACACGCCGAAGGCGTACACTGGCACGAGATTGATGTCGACTTCAAGCCAGGCGGCAGGCCAAAAGAAATTGTTCTAAATGAAATACGTGAGCGTGCCGAAAAAGTCGGAGACGTCTATGTCAACCTTGGGCAACCGATCAGTCATCGCCTTGATCACTTGCTTTCCGGGGTTCGTGCGCAAATTGCAGTGAAAGTATTCGGCCCTGACCTTAGTGAATTACGTAAACTCGGTGGACAAATTTATGACACCTTAGGTAGTGTCCCCGGAATCGTAGATCTGCAAACCGAACCGTTAGTTCTAATTCCACAACTTAAAATTGCCATCGATAGAGATGCAAGTCGTCAGGTGGGGCTCAGCTCAGGGGCGCTTGCTGAAGATCTAGAAATCGCCTTGAATGGCGAAACTGTCACACAGTTCCTAGACACACAAAGACGTTATGATGTTTTCATCAAACTTGACGACGCCTCAAAAGAAACACCGGAAAAGATTGGCGAGACATTAGTAAAAACGCTTCCGACAGGACAAAAAGTTAAGCTTGCAGAAGTCGCTAACGTTTATCAAGGCACAGGCCCCAATATGGTGAACCGCGAAAATATGCAAAGACGTATTGTAGTCTCTGCAAACTCTTCAGGGCGCGACCTGGGTAGCATCGTGAACGACATTCAAAACCGACTCAAAGATAATATCAAACTTCCAGAGGGATATTTCATTAAGCTAGGTGGTCAATTTGAAAGCCAGCAAGAGGCATCGCAGCGTATTGCGTGGCTTGCTTTGCTAGCCCTTGCTGGAACATTCTTAGTTCTCTACATGCACTTCCGATCTGTGATGCTGAGCCTTCAAGTCATGCTCAATGTTCCATTAGCTTTGATTGGCAGCATTGTGGCGATTTATCTCACCGAAAGAACTCTTTCTGTTGCAACGCTAGTTGCCTTCGTCACTTTGTGCGGCATTGCGACCAGGAACGGGATTCTGTTGGTCAGCCACTATTTGCATCTGATGAAGGAAGAAGGAGAAAAATTCACGAAAGAAATGGTCATTCGCGGATCTTTGGAGCGGTTAGTTCCCGTTCTAATGACTGCATCTACAGCAGCGCTTGCTCTAGTCCCGCTCGTTCTTTCTAAGGGCGATCCCGGGAAAGAAATCTTGCATCCTGTTGCGGTCGTGATCGTAGGTGGACTTATCTCGTCCACTCTTCTTGATCTGATTGTGACGCCAACTGTATTTTTTAAATTTGGACAAAAGGCAGTTCAGAAGTATCTGAACGAAACAACAACCAAGGAAGAAGGAGAATGGAAATGA
- a CDS encoding metal-sensing transcriptional repressor has translation MAHKKQHASHEDVSKRLKRAKGHLETVIAMIADERECIDVARQLHAVAKAISAAKSVYIHDHIEHCLDGNHKDIDLDDIKEITKYI, from the coding sequence ATGGCACACAAAAAGCAACACGCAAGTCATGAGGATGTCTCTAAAAGACTGAAAAGAGCCAAAGGCCACCTCGAAACAGTTATTGCAATGATTGCAGACGAACGCGAATGTATTGACGTTGCTAGGCAACTTCACGCTGTGGCCAAAGCAATTTCCGCAGCAAAAAGCGTTTACATCCACGATCATATTGAGCATTGTTTAGATGGAAACCACAAAGATATCGATCTAGATGATATCAAAGAGATTACAAAGTACATTTGA
- a CDS encoding ABC transporter substrate-binding protein: MSRSMSQVLKIETQLLLGRLLTRSGDQAWDFIVPFALLHVFPGKLQIAALYYLIIKIGTFLLTPWVGKWIDSNQRGKVVKIGVWVQFFAILGGILCFYLLDGSVHNKFIYVEDGLVKPLFALLSFFGIMASLGSLITDISVGNDLAPSLIPAEKLTKFNSWLRRIDLATEVGAPIVAGILFALESPHIHLLGLLIVAIWNLTSFVPEYFLLLNVIRKSGLHIKETNATKSWKELFHFNYKEAVSNPIFWLIFSYALLWLSVLSPHGVLLAGYLKDKMELPEGEIGLFRGLGAVFGLISTVSFPYLVKKTGLIESAKLHLAFQGFTLTVGITAFAVRVQGGVYIFLTCVLLSRIGLYGFSNGEFELRQRLIPEKKRGELNSLSYLTTTMATLVLFSAGSLLPSTEDFKYLVFASLAAVVLANVVFFKWAKGKEL, from the coding sequence ATGTCAAGAAGTATGAGCCAAGTTTTAAAAATTGAGACACAGTTGTTGTTAGGACGGTTGCTAACCCGTTCTGGAGATCAGGCTTGGGACTTTATTGTGCCATTCGCATTACTTCATGTCTTTCCAGGAAAGTTACAAATTGCAGCGCTCTATTATTTGATCATCAAGATCGGAACATTTCTACTAACACCCTGGGTTGGTAAGTGGATTGACTCAAATCAACGCGGTAAGGTCGTTAAAATTGGAGTGTGGGTCCAATTCTTCGCGATCTTAGGCGGTATTCTTTGTTTTTATCTTTTAGATGGCTCAGTTCATAACAAATTCATTTATGTTGAAGATGGATTAGTAAAACCTCTTTTTGCATTGCTTTCGTTTTTTGGCATTATGGCTTCCCTAGGTTCTCTTATTACAGATATCTCTGTTGGAAATGATTTGGCACCGTCGCTTATACCTGCAGAGAAGTTGACTAAGTTTAATAGCTGGTTGCGCCGAATAGATTTGGCAACGGAAGTTGGAGCGCCAATCGTTGCGGGTATCTTATTCGCATTGGAGTCTCCACATATCCATCTGTTGGGGCTTTTAATTGTGGCTATCTGGAATTTAACTTCGTTTGTCCCAGAATATTTTCTCCTGTTAAATGTGATACGAAAATCGGGTCTTCATATAAAGGAAACCAATGCCACTAAAAGTTGGAAAGAACTTTTCCATTTTAATTATAAAGAAGCGGTTTCTAATCCTATCTTTTGGTTGATCTTTAGTTACGCACTTCTTTGGCTTTCCGTACTGAGTCCGCATGGGGTGTTGTTGGCTGGCTATCTAAAAGATAAGATGGAGTTGCCGGAAGGCGAAATCGGTCTATTCCGTGGCCTTGGAGCTGTATTTGGTCTCATTTCGACGGTGTCGTTTCCATATCTTGTTAAAAAGACTGGTCTCATAGAAAGCGCTAAACTCCATCTTGCGTTTCAAGGTTTTACGTTGACTGTCGGAATTACTGCTTTTGCTGTTAGGGTGCAGGGTGGTGTTTATATTTTTCTAACCTGTGTTCTTTTGTCGCGAATTGGACTTTACGGATTTTCCAACGGTGAGTTTGAACTTCGACAAAGACTCATCCCAGAAAAAAAGCGTGGTGAGTTGAATTCATTGAGTTACTTAACAACTACGATGGCAACTTTAGTGCTATTCAGTGCAGGAAGTTTGTTGCCTAGTACGGAAGATTTTAAATACTTGGTATTTGCCTCACTTGCAGCAGTCGTGCTTGCAAACGTCGTTTTCTTTAAATGGGCGAAAGGAAAAGAATTATAA
- a CDS encoding metal-sensing transcriptional repressor yields the protein MAEHTHTRAEEVQMHLRAAEQGLQAIQNMIEKGQSCVSIVQQLTGIMNRLADCRAMVARDHIASCIRTAVIGKFSREVS from the coding sequence ATGGCCGAACATACACATACGAGAGCAGAAGAAGTTCAAATGCATTTGCGGGCCGCCGAACAAGGGCTACAAGCTATTCAAAATATGATTGAAAAAGGTCAGTCCTGCGTGAGCATAGTTCAGCAACTAACAGGGATTATGAATCGTCTTGCTGATTGTAGAGCTATGGTCGCACGGGATCATATTGCCTCGTGCATTCGCACAGCGGTGATTGGCAAATTCAGTCGAGAGGTAAGCTAA
- the rpsR gene encoding 30S ribosomal protein S18: MKKTTRSKYRQEFSGDHVFDYKDPASLTRFIGDGGKITPSRISKLSVAQQKRVAAAVKKARNLALLPSGTDAYDTFHRAEAISPVPFEI, translated from the coding sequence ATGAAAAAGACAACTCGTAGCAAATATAGACAAGAATTCTCTGGCGACCACGTTTTCGATTACAAAGATCCAGCATCTTTGACTCGTTTTATCGGCGATGGTGGCAAAATCACTCCGTCTCGCATCTCTAAATTGTCAGTAGCTCAGCAAAAACGCGTAGCTGCAGCAGTTAAAAAAGCTCGTAACTTGGCTCTATTGCCATCTGGTACTGATGCTTACGATACATTCCACAGAGCTGAAGCTATCTCTCCAGTTCCTTTCGAGATCTAA
- the rpmB gene encoding 50S ribosomal protein L28 — protein sequence MSKCEITGKGPVVKNLVSHSNIKTKTTAQPNVQKKRIFSRSLNAMVRLNIATSALRDMEHVGGFDSYILGANDATLSKRAMAVKMRIKKKISSKK from the coding sequence ATGAGCAAATGTGAAATCACTGGAAAAGGCCCAGTTGTAAAAAACTTGGTATCTCACTCCAACATCAAAACTAAAACAACTGCACAACCAAATGTTCAGAAAAAACGCATCTTTAGCCGTTCTTTGAACGCTATGGTTCGCTTGAACATCGCAACTTCTGCGCTTCGTGACATGGAGCACGTTGGTGGATTTGATTCTTATATCTTGGGTGCTAACGACGCGACTCTTTCTAAAAGAGCAATGGCCGTTAAGATGAGAATCAAAAAGAAAATCTCTTCTAAAAAATAA
- a CDS encoding KOW motif-containing protein: protein MKLKIKKGATVQVISGSDKGKKGTVLAVDANAMKISVQGVKVQTHYDKKDGLLKKEGFIDYSNVKLVEAAAAKKPAKKSAKQKST from the coding sequence ATGAAATTGAAAATCAAAAAAGGCGCAACTGTACAAGTTATCTCTGGCTCTGACAAAGGTAAGAAGGGCACAGTTTTGGCTGTAGACGCTAACGCGATGAAAATCTCTGTTCAAGGTGTGAAAGTACAAACACACTATGACAAAAAAGATGGTCTTTTGAAAAAAGAAGGCTTCATCGATTACTCTAACGTTAAATTGGTTGAAGCAGCTGCTGCTAAAAAACCAGCTAAGAAATCAGCTAAACAAAAGTCCACATAG
- a CDS encoding carbon-nitrogen hydrolase family protein: MSSELVIAVAQMTSIDDVDANLMQIEALLEDIFKSHKPRLVGFPENCLYMRTKEGEKILGFALTDAVFSKLSELAKKYDTYLHLGSVPLQLEGHLYNSSMLVTPAGEVKPTYQKLHLFDIHLEGQKPIRESDVFRHGQRPSIIEVDGWRIGETICYDIRFAELFSQYARKEVDLLLVPAAFLVKTGEAHWEILLRARAIESQSYLIASAQGGTHMGVNGGVRETYGHSLVVDPWGAVVGQVESRNVGYAIATLTKERIDGVRRQIPMKFHRRLPVA; the protein is encoded by the coding sequence ATGAGTTCGGAGTTGGTGATTGCGGTAGCGCAAATGACCTCCATCGATGATGTCGATGCGAACCTGATGCAAATTGAAGCCCTCTTGGAAGATATCTTTAAATCCCACAAGCCTCGTCTGGTGGGATTCCCGGAAAACTGTCTCTACATGCGAACGAAAGAAGGGGAGAAAATCCTGGGCTTTGCGCTGACAGACGCCGTGTTTTCTAAACTTTCTGAACTCGCAAAAAAATATGATACCTATCTGCATCTGGGCTCGGTGCCATTGCAGCTGGAAGGCCATCTGTACAATTCGTCGATGTTGGTCACTCCGGCTGGAGAGGTAAAGCCGACTTATCAAAAATTGCATTTATTCGACATCCATCTGGAAGGGCAAAAGCCCATCCGAGAATCCGATGTCTTCCGTCACGGTCAGCGTCCCAGCATTATCGAAGTGGATGGCTGGCGTATTGGTGAAACGATTTGCTATGACATTCGTTTTGCCGAGTTGTTTTCTCAGTATGCCCGCAAGGAAGTGGACTTGTTGCTAGTCCCTGCGGCCTTTTTGGTGAAAACCGGAGAGGCGCACTGGGAGATCTTGCTGCGTGCTCGTGCGATTGAGAGTCAGTCTTATTTAATTGCCAGTGCCCAAGGTGGGACTCATATGGGAGTGAATGGTGGCGTGAGGGAAACTTACGGCCATAGCCTTGTTGTAGACCCTTGGGGGGCTGTGGTGGGACAGGTTGAGAGCCGCAATGTGGGTTACGCGATAGCCACTCTTACCAAAGAACGAATTGACGGCGTTCGTCGACAAATTCCAATGAAGTTTCATCGTCGGCTTCCGGTTGCCTAA